The Spiroplasma endosymbiont of Atherix ibis nucleotide sequence AGGTGAAGAAGCATATAAAATGATCGGTAAAGGAAATAAAACTATTAGAGTTGTAAGACCAATGGTTGACGGAGTTATTACTGATATTAGAGCAACAGAAGCTCAATTAAGATATATTTTCTCAAAATTGAGAATTACAAAACAATTAAAACACTCAATTATGCTATTAGCATGTCCTTCAGTAATTACTGAATTAGAAAAAACAGCTCTTAAAAAAATTGCTGTTAATCTAGGAGCAGATCAAGTATTTGTTGAAGAAGAAGTAAAAATGGCTGCATTAGGTGGTGGAGTTAATATCTACGCACCAACAGGAAATTTAATCGTTGATATGGGTGGAGGAACTACTGATATAGCTGTTTTAGCATCAGGAGATATAGTTTTATCTAAATCAATTAAAGTTGCTGGAAACTACTTAAATGATGAATGTCAAAAATTCATTCGTTCACAATATGGATTAGAAATTGGTTCAAAAACAGCTGAATCAATCAAAGTTAATGTTGGTTCATTAGCTAAATTCCCAGATGAAAGACGTATGAAAGTTTACGGACGTGATGTTGTTTCTGGATTACCAAGAGAAATTGAAATTACTCCAGAAGAAGTACGTGAAGTATTAAAAGTACCAGTATCAAGAATTATTGATTTAACTGTTCAAGTTTTAGAAGATACACCACCTGAATTAGCTGGAGATATCTTCAGAAATGGAATTACAATTTGTGGAGGAGGAGCTTTAATTAGAGGAATTGAT carries:
- a CDS encoding rod shape-determining protein; translation: MANKKPTYVSMDLGTANTLVYIAGQGIVYNEPSIVAYRIKENKIIAVGEEAYKMIGKGNKTIRVVRPMVDGVITDIRATEAQLRYIFSKLRITKQLKHSIMLLACPSVITELEKTALKKIAVNLGADQVFVEEEVKMAALGGGVNIYAPTGNLIVDMGGGTTDIAVLASGDIVLSKSIKVAGNYLNDECQKFIRSQYGLEIGSKTAESIKVNVGSLAKFPDERRMKVYGRDVVSGLPREIEITPEEVREVLKVPVSRIIDLTVQVLEDTPPELAGDIFRNGITICGGGALIRGIDKYFADTLQLPTKIGEQPLLAVINGTKKFESEIWEIVKAQRLHEDIMGR